The nucleotide sequence TTATCTTTATCGAGCTGGGGGTTGGATGCGCGGAATCAAGGGAGTGATTGCAGCCTTAGGAGTGCTTTGCGCGTCTTGGCCTCAAGTATCACACGCGGATCACGCCAGCCGGATGGCGTCGATCGGGCGCGCGATCAGCAACTTCGAGCTCTCCGACTACCGGGGCAAGAAGTTTGCGCTCGCGGAGCTGGCCGATAAGGACGTGATCGTCGTTGCCTTCCTCGGCAACGAATGCCCGCTATGCCGGCAGTATGGACCCCGTCTCGAGCAACTTTCGCAGGAGTTTGCCAACCGCGGCGTGGCCTTCTTGGGCATCAATTCCAACCAGCAAGACGCGCTGGCCGAGATGGCCGCGTACGTGCGCACGTGCTCGATCACGTTTCCGCTGCTAAAGGACCCTGGCAATGTCGTGGCCGACCAGTTCGCCGCCGAACGCGTGCCCGAGGTCTTCGTGCTCGATAAAGCGCGGAAGGTTTGCTACCGCGGCCGGATCGACGACCAGTTCGGCTTGAGCACCGGATCGGGCTACGCGCGGCCGAAGGTCAGAAGCCGCGACCTGGCCAGCGCCATCGAAGAAATCTTGGAAGGCAAAAAAGTCAGCCATCCGGTGACCGAAGCGTCGGGCTGCTTGATCGGCCGCGTCGCTCAAGTCGCGCCGCATGGCGAGATCAACTACAGCAAGCACATCGCGCCCTTGCTCCAGCAACATTGCGTCGAGTGCCATCGGCCCGGCGAAGTCGCACCCTTTTCACTCTTGGAGTATGACGAAGTTGCGGGCTGGGCGGCGATGATCCGCGAAGTGATCGACGAAGGGCGGATGCCGCCGTGGTTTGCCAATCCCGAGGTCGGACATTTCGCAAACGACGCGCGACTGACGAGCGAGGAAAAGGCGCTATTCGGCAAATGGGTCGATAACGGCTGCCCGCAAGGCGACCCGAAGGACTTGCCGCCGCCTCGCTCGTTTCCCACCGGCTGGCAAATGTGCGAGCCCGACCAGGTGATCTACATGCGCGAC is from Pirellulales bacterium and encodes:
- a CDS encoding redoxin domain-containing protein — translated: MASIGRAISNFELSDYRGKKFALAELADKDVIVVAFLGNECPLCRQYGPRLEQLSQEFANRGVAFLGINSNQQDALAEMAAYVRTCSITFPLLKDPGNVVADQFAAERVPEVFVLDKARKVCYRGRIDDQFGLSTGSGYARPKVRSRDLASAIEEILEGKKVSHPVTEASGCLIGRVAQVAPHGEINYSKHIAPLLQQHCVECHRPGEVAPFSLLEYDEVAGWAAMIREVIDEGRMPPWFANPEVGHFANDARLTSEEKALFGKWVDNGCPQGDPKDLPPPRSFPTGWQMCEPDQVIYMRDEPYTVPAEGVVEYQYFVVDPQFTEDKWVQAAEARPGNRAVVHHMIAFVQPPPRREKVGLDFRRGGGLASYTPGDRARVYPPGVAAYVPAGSKLIFQVHYTPNGTRQEDRSYIGLKFADPKTVKRRARGGAAANRRFTIQPGAEDQRVVALHTFDRDTLLATMLPHMHLRGKSFRYIAKYPNGKTETLLDVPHYDFNWQLRYELAEPKLMPRGTVLECTAHFDNSENNLANPDPKVAVRWGDQAFEEMMIGFFSTLPVYDDVSTGDK